A segment of the Bos taurus isolate L1 Dominette 01449 registration number 42190680 breed Hereford chromosome 19, ARS-UCD2.0, whole genome shotgun sequence genome:
tccctttcacttttcacttccatgcattggagaaggaaatggcaacccactccagtgttcttgcctggagaatcccagggacgggggagcctgatgggctgccgtctatggggttgcacagagtcggacacaacggaagcgacttagcagcagcagcagcagcccttctaATGGATGTAAGGTGATggctcatggtggttttgatttgcatttccctaatgattagtgcctatcacctggaggctcagatggtaaagaatccgcccctcaatgcaggagactgggttcaatccctgggttgggaagatcccctggagcaaggaatggcaacccactccagtattcttgcctgggaaatcccatgggcagaggaacctggtgggctacagtccacggggtcgcaaagagtcagacacaactgtgtgactaacactCTCCTTTCTAATGATTACTGCAGACTTACTTCAAAAATACACCATTTCATTTAGTCTTTGCAACAGGCCTAAttggagcttctctggtggctcaggcggtaaagaatctgcccgctatgtgggacctgggttccatccttgggtcaggcagatcccatggagaagggaacagctacccactccactccagtattctggcctggggaattccatggacagagaaggctggcaggctacagtctatgcggtcgccaagagtcggacacgactgcaccACTTTTACACATTCACAGATGAGGGAAGAAAGGTTTAGAGAGAGATTAAGCTATTTGCCCCTATCTCCCAGCCATAACGACAGAGCCAGAATTAGAGCTTGCAGTGCCATATTGCAGAGTAAAGGTTCACAGTCTTCCATGCTTCAACAGTTCTCTCTGCTCAGACTACTCGAGCGCGCCCCAAAGTCCAAAGAAGGGCACAGATCCCCATGCATCTGAGAGTTCCTGCATTACGGCCGGCTCCAGAGGATGGCGCAGACAGAGGCGGTCCCCTCCCAGGCGGGGTGTTTACTTCCTTAGGGTGGGAATCCCATCTCCCAGGTTCCCGGAGAGGAAGACACTCCGGGATGCAAAGGTCTTATCCAACGGGGTCTCCCGCGCAGGGATGCAGGAGGTGGGGGCCGGGGGAACATCTCAGGGTCCTCTATCCAAGGAAGACTGCCTCCAGGAGACCTTAACAGCTACCGCGTCCTCACGCCTCCAGGGCCCTCAGCCCTAATCCCGCCACCGCTGCAGACCCAGAATCGGCATCCACGCGCAGGCGCGCTACCACAAGTGCCCGTTGCCTGCGGGCAGGGCCGTCGGCGGCGGAGTCCGCCGCTATCCCGTCAGCCAGTCCGAGCCGGCCGGGCTCTCTGCCACCCGCGTCGTCTCGCCTCCTCTATCCCGTCCTGCTCTGCGGCGCATGGGCAAGATGGCTGCTGAGAAGCAGGTTCCTggaggcggcggcagcggcggcagtAGCGGCGGGGGCAGCGGCGGGAGCGGTGGTGGACGCAGTGCCGGAGGAGAGGAAAATAAGGAAAACGAGCGGCCTTCGGCTGGCTCGAAGGCACACAAAGAATTCGGGGACAGCCTGAGTTTGGAGAGTATCCTACAGTAGTCGGGCCTAACTCGGCAATGACTACGTGTCGATCTGGCGGGCCGGCGGGCTGGAGAGGCGGTGGGGCCGCCTCATCCTAGGCAGGAGAGGCCGAGGGGTGCACTTGCTCTCGCCCCTACTTTTTGGGCACTTAATAGTTCCAGGGTCTGCTCTTCGACTGGCTTTTCTTCGCATCTCCTCTGCTCTCCGCGCTGGGGAACGTTCTCTTCTTTCAGTCGGCACCAGAAAATTGGGCAGTTTTCGGCAGTTTCCCCGCAGTTGCCCAGTTTGGGGGGGGTTGGTGGTGGGGCTGACACAGGCCACTCTGATTAACTTGGCACCTGGGGCCGCTGAAGTGGGGAGAAGGAAACTGCAGTCTCGGCGTTTTGGCTTAATAGTTGTGTCTGACAGCCGTCGGAGAGTGCATAGtaaaaagtacagtttgatgctcTGCAAGTGGAAGCGAAGGTTGACTGTTCCAAGGAAAGGCTTATTGCCCGTTTTGAATATAAACCATCAAAGATTGTTAACGTTACTTGTGTAGTTCTCTTAATATGCCTCGTAGGCATTTTGTCTTGTCGAGAGTCATTCAGATGAGCTGTTGAGGAATCGGTTTCTAGTTTTCATCAGAGTGTATCACAGTTGAGTGTTTATGGTATTAGTTTGTggctttttgaaatgaaaatgtaggCGAATTTGTGAAATAGTACATGTAGCTTGACTTTTTAACATACTGAAGTTTTTCAGCAGATTGAAGTTTTACTTTTTGAACTGGTGATATCCTTGCAAATGGATGTTAGATTGCTCTGATTTTACTACAGATCTTGTACACGCTGGTCTCGTTTTAGTTGTTGACATAGCCCTTTCAGTgttcagtgttttaaaatattcccaTAAAGAAGCATTGaggaaactttaaaagaaaactaaaatggtAGGCAAAGGTCGTTGGACTTCCAATGTTTGGGacataatcttaaaatatttttaaaattcttcaagaggagAATTTGGTCAGtgccttttcttttaaaagaaaaacgtATTTTAATGCAAACTGTGGCCTGCTTTTGTTGGCATGTGCTTGCCATAGGCGCAGACAGCATCACAGCTGTTAAGGAAAGTCAGGTTTGGCAGTTGTAGAAGGTTATGCAAATAGACTAGTAGTACATGTCATTCATAACCCGAATCTGCTTAAATGAGTAAAAACCCTAGGTCCAGGTGTAAATCACTGGGAACCACCCCAAATGTAGTTAGCATTTATCAATAGAATCCAGCAGCTTTATTTAAATTGTTGGGTCTCGTTAATCTTCAATGACTATGGATGCCCTCCTTTTCTAGTTTGAAATAGTAACTGAAAGTTCAGGCTCTCAGGTTTTTTACATGCTTAGCCCTGTCctcctgagaaggcaatggcacccactccagtgttcttgcctggaagaccccatggacggaggagcctggtaggctgcagtccatggggtcgctaagagtccgacaccactgagcgacttcattttcacttttcactttcatgcattggagaaagaaatggcaacccactccagtatccttgcctagagaatcccagggacagaggagcctgttggcctgctgtctgtggggtcccacagagtcggactcgacttagcagcagcagccctgtccTCTGACAAGGTAGCTATTGAAAGTGGTCACTAGAGATTTCACTAGTTAATGTACTAAgcattttagaaatgtttaatgAACTGTGATTTGATACAAACAGATTAATGGTACTAATATGGGTGAATGTTTTGGATTATTTCGATTCTTGGCACTGTAAGCTTTTCCTTAATCTTGACTCTAGTTCTTCAGATTATAAAGGAATCCCAGCAGCAGCACGGTTTACGGCATGGAGACTTTCAGAGGTACAGGTTAGTATCACTTGCAAGGTGTAGAGACATCTCTGGCCTTTTCAGACTTGGTTTGCCTTTGTTACTACCCTCACTACTGTGCCTTACCAGAAAGTATACCTGGAAAGTCTATATCAAATTCTCAAAAAGATACTTACTTTTCAAATTTAAGAAGAGCGAATCTTTTTATCCATTTTGCCTTAAGGTGTTGCAGATACATGGAAGCTGCAGGCGAAAATAACAAGGAAtttggtgtgtgtttgttttttttttttttaagtttaaccaTGTTACAGAATCTGGGTTATATCCCAGCTCTTGGCATTTGCTCTTCTGATTCCTGTCCttgtagttttgctttttctgaaaCATGGCCTTTCGTGACCAGATTCTCTCACCTAACACATTACTCAGTGGTATTCCATTGCAGGGGTGAATCACAGTCTGCTTTTATCCCCCAGTTGAATGGCTGTTGggactccaattttttttttcctagttattattaatctttttaatgttCGATTTTCAATTAGATCTTTTGgtaataaaatataacataaaaatgaCTTTGTGTACATTTTagtccatatttctgtcttttagtacataaatgtatttgtgtatgtgtgctacCAAATAGTATTTTTGTTCTTCTAGTCTTTTTCTACGCTTTTTTTCCCATAAGTTTGCTCACATTGTGTATACAACTTTGTATCCTGCTCTTTTGCTGGACATTATGTATTAAGTATTTCTCCATGTTTATAAAAATGCTCTATACACGTGATTTGTATTAGTTGTGTTATAACCTGATACATATCTATATCAACTATATAGACATACCATAGTTTATTTACCTGTTCCCCTGAGTTGGTTATTTATATGGTAGCCAGTTTTATAGGCTTAAAAATTTTGTTCCCGTGACTCTCTGATCATTCCTCTTTGTATTTTTGATTATTTCCTTAGTGTAAAAGTAGACTGTCAGTTTAGGAAGTATGACCATTTTTAAGGATCTTGATAAATGGATTGCCGGAAAATTTTTACCAATTTGCTTTTCTATCCATAATGTGTGTGttccatttgatttttatataaaagGGTAAGTGATAATTAAAGCATAAGTATGAATTAAAAAAGACCTATAGTTCATAGATTcaatcagacttttttttttaataacccatTCCGTGGTAGCTTTAAGACTGAGATGTTGAAGTTACCGTTTAAAcatcattttatattataaattttatgcTGTTTTGAGTAAGAGTGGTAAAATTTTGCATGTACTTTTACACTAGCTTAGTCAAAATACTTTTATTGCACATCTATATGTTAGGCACTGTACTAAGACATTGggagaaatttgaaaataaaatcatctttGTACTCAAGGAGTTTATATTAGTGAAATATGTAAGAACATGATTATAATATTCTCAAACTATAGTGGAAGTAAGAATTAAAGACTGCATGAGTACAGAAGAGAGAGGCTTGGCATAAGAGGTGTTTATCGTATTTCTTGGTGATATCCTCATTCACCTCATTTTTCTTCAGATATGCTTATAGTTCCTTTCTCCATGTCTTCCTTGTCATCACACTCTCTCCGTCAGGATGCCCCTTCTTCCCTTTTACATCCGTCAGAATCCTACTCATTCTTTCAAAGCCCACCATAAGTCCAGTCCAGTGAAGGGGGTTAACAAGAAGAGAAAGGTTACTCATGTCACTTTGGATTTGCCATTTGCCTCGTTTTTGTGGTTGCCATTTTATCTTCATGATTCTCTCCAACTTGAGTGTGGTTCTTTGAGAATGGGCACCgtgtcctctgtctcttcatgttTTCTGTAATTCCAGTCATATTGCCTTGCGTGTTtgcattcagtaaacatttgcaaGAGGATGGTGGTATCTATAGCAACCATAAGTAGAATATCCCAAACTTTTGACCTTGCCTTATTATAGAACTTACTATTGAAAGTACTATCAGCTTAGCTGAATGGTTTTTGGTTGTGGTTTCTTACAGGGGCTACTGTTCGCGTAGACAAAGACGTCTTCGGAAAACACTCAACTTTAAGATGGGGAACAGACACAAATTCACAGGGAAAAAAGTAACTGAAGATCTTCTGACTGATAACAGGTATTGACTGCTCAGTGCTGAGTATCTCTTGTTAATACATTTATTGAACAGTTAGAGTGTGACAGATGTCGTGCCACACACTTGAGTTATTTCATGTGGTTTTTGTAGCAGCTCTGTGGAATAGGCATCTTTACTACTCCTTCTCCATTATGaggaaactgggacttccctggcggtccagtggttaaaaccctgcactcccaatgcaggggatacaggttcaatccctgatcaggacattaggatcccacatgctgcacagcatggccccaaaaaacaaaacaaacagaaaacaggctcagagagactCTGTAACTTGTTCAGAAATAACTGGTGGAATGGTAAATGTTGAAGTCAGTGATTAGACTAATAACCTCATTGGTTATTAGGTAAGGTTTCTGGAATGCAAATTTCagtgtctgttcagttcagtcgctcagtcgtgtccgactctttgcaactccatggactgcagcacgccaggcctccctgtccagaaccagctcctggagtttacccaactcatgcccattgagtcggtgatgccatccaaccatctcatcctctgtcatccccttctcctcctgccttcatctttcctagcagcagggtcttttcaaatgagtcagttctttgcatcaggtggccaaagtattggagtttcagcttcagcatcagtccttccaatgaatgttcaggactgattttctttaggatggactgattggatctccttgctgtccaagggactcttcaagagtcttctccaacaccatagttcaaaagcatcaattctttggcacacagctttctttataatccaactctcaacatacctccatgactactggaaaaaccatagctttgactagacggacctttgttggcaaacacacctttgttggctgctttttaatatgctgtctaggttggtcataacttttcttccaaggagcaagcgtctcttaatttcatggctacagtcacatctacagtgattttagagcccccaaaaataaagtctggcactgtttccactgtttctccatctgtttgccatgaagtgatgggactggatgccatgatcttagttttctggatgttgagctttaagccagatttttcaccctcattttcatcaagaggctctttagttcttcactttctgccataagggtggtgttatctgcatatctgggtttattgatatttctcctggcaatcttgattccagtttgtgcttcattcagcctagcatttctcatgatgtactctgcatataagttaaataagctgtgtgacaacatacagccttgacgtactcctttcccaatttggaaccagtttgatGTTCCctgttcagttctaactattgcttcctgacttgcatacagatttctcaacaggcaggtgggtggtctggtattcccatctctttaagaattttccacagtttattgtgatccacacagtcaaagactttggcaaagtcaataagcagaagtagatgtttttctggaactctcttgctttttccatgatccagcggatgttggcaatttgatctctggttcctctgcattttctaagaccagcttgaacatctggaagttcatggttcgcatattgctgaagcctggcttggagaatttttagcattactttactagcctgtgagatgagtgcaattgtgtggtagtttaaacattctttggcattgcctttctttgggattggaatgaaaactgaccttttccagtcctgtggccttaAATCAGTATATCTCAAGTGAAATCTGGCCATATGTAGAGTACTACCTAAGAGTTTTGTGTTTCATTGCTGAATGTATACATGGTGGTTAACGTGACAGGATTACTCTATCAAGCAGTGTGTATTAATAGTCTGGGGGTCAGTTTCTCAGACTgccttatttggctgcaccaggtactagctgtggcatgcaggatctgggTCCCTGATAAGgggtggaacctgggcccccctgcattgggagtgtgaagtcttaaccattgtaccaccagggatgtccctgtaTATCTGTATTTAAACCAAGAGCTCAAAAACAAGAGATGCCAACTTCACCTTTTAAAAGCAAGATCGTTTACATATGTgtaactcagccataaagaggaatgaaatcttgccatttgccgCAACATGGAGGAACTTGGACAGTATCATGTTAAGTGAAattagaggaagacaaatactgtgcaTTTTCAAGtctatgtggagtctaaaaaacgactgaacaaataaaacagactcatagagaacaagttggtggttgccagagggaagggaAGTAGGAAGGAGTCGGTAAAATAggggaaggggattaagaggtaaaGACTTGGAGTCATGAAATGATTCCCCAGTCATGGttcatggggatgtaatgtacaacatggggTATATAGTCAGTGATCCTCCTACCCTGCATGTGAAACTAACGCAGAATTTTGAGTCTGTGGTACTTCagtaagggctttccaggtggcgcagcggtaaagaatctgcctgcaacgcaggagacgtaggttccatccctatgtcaggaagatcccctggaaaagggattggctacccactccaatactctggcctggaaaatctcatggacagaggaacctggcgggctacagtctatggggtcgcaaagagtcagacacgactgagcaactaacaacagcAAGTCTGAGTTTGCCAAGTTTGAGGTGGTAGCAGGTTTTTCAAAGAGATGTGTCTAGTAGGTGATTAGAAACCTACCGGAGATGCTGATTTGGGAACCATGGTTGATGCTGTGAGAAGAGCAGCTCCGAGGAGGAAAGCAAAGGAAGGCGTAGGGAAAAGTTGCGAGGCCGAGGATTGTTCCTCAGAGGATACCCGAGTCTGGTGCTCCTGGCCTTTGCTGTTTTCAGTTGGCCTGTTCTGTCTCTGATTTAGATATTTGCTTCTGGTTCTGATGGATGCTGAGAGAGCCTGGAGCTATGCCATGCAGCTCAAACAGGAAGCCAACACCGAGCCCCGAAAACGGTTCCACTTGTTGTCTCGCCTGCGCAAAGCCGTGAAGCATGCCGAGGAGTTGGAACGCTTGTGTGAGAGCAATCGTGTGGATGCCAAGACCAAGTTGGAGGCTCAGGTTAGTGTCATAACATCAGCTTTGCTTTATTGTGGAGATTAGACatgtgactttaaaaataataataatacagttaAACAGAACAGATTCTCTTTCATTGTATGTTGATAATCAGGGGAGGAAAAAACCTAATCTTGCTTTTAAAAGGTGAAGTtggctcttgtttttgtttttgagctCCTGGATTTTAAGAATTGGCTCTAACTTTTAAGAAAGCCCATGCTTCTTTTGATATGTATGTGAAAAACTTACATCTGGGAAGTTCACAAAGTAAGAATTTTGTTCTTAATGAGTATTTGAAAAGGGATGGAAGAGATTTCAAGTTTATATTCAACTTTTGATGCTAATGGTATAGCCCAGAAGTGGGTTGCTAAGTAAAACAAAGAgagcaaattttctttttttgaagttcTCTCCTAGGAAGTAAATGAATCATAAATCACCCACGGGTCACATTTTATTCGTGAGacacattttttgatttttttagaaTCAACCTGAATATCTATTCTTGATACCAGAGTTTGAAGCGAGTAGGGTTGGGCTGTACCCTGGTTCCTGGGTACTGAAGCAGTGTTTCTTTTCCCGTCACCTCACAGGCTTACACGGCTTACCTCTCAGGAATGCTGCGGTTCGAACATCAAGAGTGGAAAGCCGCCATTGAGGCTTTTAATAAATGCAAGTAAGTCCTCTGGCCCAAAGGCTGTGGCCAGTTTTGGTAGCAGTCACATGCAAGCTGCAGCTCAGCCAGTGATTGCTTCTGTGAACGTTACTacggtttctttctttttgccttctcttgagaaatgtggGTTGTTCTCTTTCAGCCTCAGAACTTGCTGGTTCTGGTAGTTGATCTGTGTTCCTTGtgagtttattttcttaaagcgAGGCTGCTGTGAACCGTGATGTTCCTTGCCTGGCAGGACTATCTACGAGAAGCTGGCCAGCGCCTTCACAGAAGAGCAGGCTGTGCTGTACAACCAGCGGGTGGAGGAGATCTCGCCCAACATTCGCTACTGTGCCTACAACATTGGTGAGCGGAGCTGCTCAGGGCGGTGACAGGCGGCCTGCAGAATCTGGAGGATGGCTTTAACTTTCCTCCCTTTCCCCCACGTCCATCTTTGGTGTGGGTTTGCATTGATGAAAAGAGTACAATTGTCCGCATCAGCTCTGCTCGACATCCAGAAGGCAGTTCCCTAGCTTCAGTTTTGGCCCCGCCGTATCTGTGCTCACCCTGAGCCTTGTGAAAGGACTTAGGATTCATTGAAATGCGCTGGTGGACAGGGACGAGCTTGGAGTTGAATCTGAGAGTTCTTGAGGAAACAACCAAGACCTTTGAGAGTTTTccactcagtctctctctctttttctcaggggACCAGTCAGCCATCAATGAACTCATGCAGATGAGATTGAGGTCTGGGGGCACTGAGGGTCTCCTGGCTGAAAAATTGGAGGTAATCTAGTATGCGCGTTCTGTGAAAAGTCTTCGGTTTGAAAAAAAGTCCAGTAAAAGAAGTAACACACAATCCCCTCATCCAGGGATAATTGCTATTGATCTATGCATATTTATACCTATCTTTAATGAAAACTTTttgtcacttaattttttttttttttttgccatgccttgtggcttgtgggattttagttccctgcccCAGGGATATGTAATATGTTAGTTACAGGAAGAGACAAACGATAGTTCCCAGTGAGCTTCACCTCGATCACTCACATCCACGGTTGAAGCTTTAACATTTTATAACTACTTTCTAGGCATTGATCACTCAGACGCGAGCCAAGCAGGCAGCCACCATGAGTGAAGTGGAATGGAGGGGCAGGACGGTTCCCGTGAAGATCGACAAAGTGAGGATCTTTTTACTGGGCTTGGCCGACAACGAGGCCGCCATCGCCCAGGTAAGGAGCTGGGCCTGTTCTGATCTCTTGGTGTGTCTGCCGGTTGTCCTTGTGTGTTGAAGATACGATATTTTGTTGCTGATTAGGATTTGGGTAACCATCTCAAGATGCATGCTCTTGAGTAGAACCCTTTTGAAAGCTGAGTTTATCGAGGAGTTTTCCTGTGTAGAGGCCAAAGAAATTGACAGTGACAGCCTTCGGTGAAAATGGGAGTGGCAGAGGGCTGCTTCAAGTCAGGGGTGACATTTGGCCCAGCAGGTGGTGCAGCAGCGTGGCTGTCGGTCTTGTGTCTCTCTGACCTCTCATCCTCACCTTCCAGCCCTGAAGGGTCACCTCTTGTCCCTGGGTCCTTGAAAGACAGCCTGGCTAAACCCGATCTGCTTGTTTTACGTGTGGTATTTATGCAGTATTCATGCAGAGCTGTACTGCCCGATGCTCCTGCTGACATAATTATTACCTGATTGTGGGTGTGAACACCCAAATGAGTTCCAGAAGAGAAGAGATTCCGGTGATCTTGGTTTGTTTGGAGTAGACAGTGATGAGGCATTTTTTAGAGTTCCTTCTCTGTATTAGGCGAAGAACATCTGAAAAAAAGACCACGCTACTCCCTGTGTCTCCAGCCTCAGCAGGGACCAGTGGCGTTTCATGAGACTTCACAGCAGGCTGCTGTCTCTAGAGGGATATGTGTGTGAGGCGCTTTGCTAGTTGTGCTGATGGGTTGTTAAGTATCCAGGTCTTTCAGTGACTTGTTCCAAAGTGGCTCCTTTGGTTGGGGGTAGCTTTCAACAACTGAAGGATTTCTTTGCGCCTTTTGTCTGTATTGCATATGGCCCCTCACCTCCCCCTTTATTTGCTTACAGGACAGAAGATTAGAACAGTACTGGAAAGTTGAGTTTTCATTCATCTAAAGGACTAAACTTTTTCTGAGAGCATTTCATTGGCACTTAAGAGTATAGAGGTCTCTCTTCTTGACTAGGGCTGATAGCACCCATTTAAATTATGCAGCTGGATACATACTGGAAGGAGAGAACTGCCACAGATCTGTGCCAGGCATCAGTGACAATCGGGTAGGAATTCTGGGTAGAATagggagcggggagggaggggggccaATGGGGGCAAATAGAGACTCCTAAGGAACGGGGCCACAGACACAGATCAGGTAAAGGACAGGACAAGTTAACGTTTACTAAGTAACTTTAAAAGTTATTCATGCTTGCCATTTATACAATAGAAGTGTTTATAAGAGATCAGCCTACAGTCTGACTTCCCGTATACCTTCGCTGATACTGCATTGtactaaaaaggaaaataagcccTTCATATTTGCAAGATATCACTTTTTTGTTAGAATTAGACTGAGATccaatttcacatttttttcactAACATGTTGTAAGGATTTTTCATGTTCTGACAAATTATTTCACCAAATTTTTTATTACCTGGTAGTCACCTGGACAGACACCACGGAGACAAAGAGACAAGCAGGAGAGTAATGATCCTCCTTTATGTCCTGGATGCACTGCTTAACGCTCTCATGTGTTTCTCTCTTCCACCCTGTGAGGTGGGTGATGCTCATTTTACGGATGGGAAAGCTGTCACCTGTCCATAACCATATCTGATAGAAAGGAGTGCCTGCATT
Coding sequences within it:
- the SRP68 gene encoding signal recognition particle subunit SRP68, with product MGKMAAEKQVPGGGGSGGSSGGGSGGSGGGRSAGGEENKENERPSAGSKAHKEFGDSLSLEILQIIKESQQQHGLRHGDFQRYRGYCSRRQRRLRKTLNFKMGNRHKFTGKKVTEDLLTDNRYLLLVLMDAERAWSYAMQLKQEANTEPRKRFHLLSRLRKAVKHAEELERLCESNRVDAKTKLEAQAYTAYLSGMLRFEHQEWKAAIEAFNKCKTIYEKLASAFTEEQAVLYNQRVEEISPNIRYCAYNIGDQSAINELMQMRLRSGGTEGLLAEKLEALITQTRAKQAATMSEVEWRGRTVPVKIDKVRIFLLGLADNEAAIAQAESEETKERLFESMLSECRDAIQAVREELKSDQKQRDYALDVESGKVSNLQYLHSYLTYIKLSTAIKRNENMAKGLQKALLQQQPEDDSKRAPRPQDLIRLYDIILQNLVELLQLPGLEEDRAFQKEIGLKTLVYKAYRCFFIAQSYVLVKKWNEALVLYDRVLKYADEVNSDAGAFKNSLKDLPDVQELITQVRSEKCSLQAAAILDTNDAHQTETSSQVKDNKPLVERFETFCLDPSLVTKQANLVHFPPGFQPIPCKPLFFDLALNHVAFPPLEDKLEQKAKSGLTGYIKGIFGFRS